In a genomic window of Punica granatum isolate Tunisia-2019 chromosome 6, ASM765513v2, whole genome shotgun sequence:
- the LOC116211065 gene encoding lysine histidine transporter-like 8, whose amino-acid sequence MSDQSTKINSVAEKPPPLVARVAPPPPLTCPQPQIMPELQQQQAITPQGKTPKTPNSKTPRTPRLSSLTPKFITPLSSPVRKALRLTKFDPQDAWLPITESRNGNKYYAAFHTLCSGIGIQALVLPVAFTVLGWTWGVIGLTLAFIWQLYTLWLLIQLHESVETGMRYSRYMQLFSAAFNEKLGKIFALFPIMYLSGGTCVALIIIGGSTSKLFYQIVCGTACAMKSQPLTTVEWYLVFTCAAVLLSQLPNLNSIAGVSLIGAITAVGYCTSIWVISVDKGRLPHVSYDPIGEGSSRIKRVNDVLNALGIISFAFRGHNLVLEIQGTMPSSEKLPSHVPMWKGVMVSYTLIAMCLFPLAIGGYWAYGHMIPANGGMLTALYQFHYRDVSRAILGLTSMFVIVNAVSSFQIYGMPMFDDMESKYTKRMNKACPWWLRAIFRAMFGFGCFFVAVAIPFLGSLAGLIGGVALPVTLAYPCFMWIRLKKPKKYSPMWWLNWGLGTLGMVLSFFLIAAGVYVVIDTGIEVSFFKPH is encoded by the exons ATGAGTGATCAATCTACTAAGATAAACTCCGTGGCCGAGAAGCCACCGCCGCTGGTGGCAAGGGTAGCTCCGCCACCCCCTCTCACCTGCCCACAGCCCCAGATCATGCCGGAGCTACAACAGCAGCAGGCCATCACACCTCAGGGGAAAACTCCTAAAACCCCAAACTCGAAGACACCGAGGACTCCGAGGTTGTCCTCCCTCACGCCGAAGTTCATAACTCCGCTTTCTAGCCCCGTCCGCAAGGCCCTTCGCCTCACCAAGTTCGACCCCCAGGACGCGTGGCTGCCGATCACCGAGTCAAGGAATGGGAACAAGTACTATGCGGCATTCCATACCCTCTGCTCGGGGATTGGGATTCAGGCTCTCGTGCTCCCTGTGGCTTTCACTGTGCTCGGCTG GACATGGGGAGTAATTGGATTGACGCTGGCGTTCATATGGCAGCTCTACACGCTATGGTTACTGATCCAACTTCACGAGTCCGTGGAAACCGGGATGCGCTATAGCCGATACATGCAGCTATTCTCTGCCGCCTTCA ATGAGAAGCTGGGAAAGATATTCGCGTTGTTCCCGATCATGTACCTCTCAGGTGGCACATGCGTCGCGCTCATCATCATCGGGGGATCCACCTCGAAGCTCTTCTACCAGATCGTATGCGGGACTGCCTGCGCCATGAAATCACAGCCTCTGACCACGGTGGAGTGGTACCTTGTGTTCACCTGTGCGGCAGTTTTACTGTCTCAGCTGCCCAACCTGAACTCGATAGCCGGCGTCTCGCTCATCGGAGCCATCACAGCTGTTGGGTACTGTACCTCCATATGGGTCATATCCGTTGACAAGGGCAGGCTACCCCATGTCTCGTACGATCCCATCGGCGAGGGCTCCTCACGCATTAAGCGTGTGAACGATGTGCTCAACGCACTCGGTATTATTTCATTCGCTTTCAGAGGCCACAACCTCGTCCTTGAAATCCAG GGAACAATGCCATCAAGTGAAAAGCTTCCTTCGCACGTGCCGATGTGGAAAGGAGTGATGGTCTCTTACACGCTCATTGCTATGTGCTTATTTCCCCTTGCAATTGGTGGCTATTGGGCCTATGGCCACATG ATACCGGCAAATGGGGGGATGCTGACTGCATTGTACCAGTTCCATTATCGGGACGTGTCGAGGGCCATCCTCGGGTTGACGAGCATGTTCGTGATCGTCAATGCAGTGAGCTCATTCCAGATCTACGGCATGCCCATGTTCGACGACATGGAGTCCAAGTACACGAAACGGATGAACAAGGCCTGCCCCTGGTGGCTCCGGGCGATCTTTCGGGCCATGTTCGGGTTCGGCTGCTTCTTCGTGGCAGTTGCCATCCCGTTCCTGGGCAGCCTGGCAGGCCTGATCGGAGGTGTCGCACTTCCCGTGACCCTGGCATATCCGTGCTTCATGTGGATCAGGCTCAAGAAGCCGAAGAAGTATAGCCCGATGTGGTGGCTCAACTGGGGGCTGGGGACTTTGGGCATGGTGTTGAGCTTCTTCCTCATTGCGGCCGGTGTTTATGTTGTGATCGACACCGGCATCGAAGTCAGCTTCTTCAAGCCCCACTGA
- the LOC116211066 gene encoding protein S-acyltransferase 10 produces the protein MMDLVSGRFGRYFPCLADPARRSSIGLKAALVALHLVYAGVLFLCDADLIQKTKREPWYTALYVALFVVTLIQYFVTAGSSPGFVIDAMRAINEADTLFGTIGVAKHAASSKNGSLNLTVDSSQSARSGSTSWSKVVMELYPPGTQIRTFTCGYCSIEQPPRAKHCHDCDKCVLQFDHHCVWLGTCIGQRNHCRFWWYLCEETALGLWTVILYCSYLKTSIARAWWRDVIMILLLITLIIALIFLLLLLLFHSYLILTNQTTYELVRRRRIPYLRSVPERVYPFSQGICRNLYNFCCARTSITDLERLPTALEIEEKSRPYTCCDFLTCRCC, from the exons ATGATGGACCTAGTCTCCGGCAGATTCGGCCGCTACTTTCCTTGCCTCGCTGATCCCG CTCGGAGATCTTCAATCGGTCTGAAAGCGGCGTTGGTGGCGCTTCATCTTGTATATGCCGGTGTTCTCTTTTTGTGCGATGCAGACTTGATACAGAAGACAAAGAGAGAGCCATG GTACACTGCCTTATATGTGGCTCTCTTTGTTGTGACATTAATTCAGTATTTTGTAACCGCCGGTTCCTCTCCCGG TTTTGTTATTGATGCTATGAGAGCCATTAATGAAGCAGACACACTGTTTGGAACGATAGGGGTTGCCAA ACATGCAGCTTCGAGCAAAAATGGAAGCTTAAATCTTACGGTAGACAGCAGTCAATCGGCAAGAAGTGGTTCAACTTCTTGGTCCAAGGTGGTGATGGAATTGTACCCTCCTGGAACTCAGATTAG AACTTTCACATGCGGATACTGTAGCATAGAACAG CCTCCACGGGCAAAACATTGTCACGACTGCGATAAATGCGTTCTTCAATTTGATCACCACTGCGTTTGGTTGGGAACATGCATTGGACAGCGAAACCATTGCCGGTTTTG GTGGTACCTATGTGAAGAGACAGCTTTGGGTCTGTGGACTGTTATCCTCTACTGTTCATACTTGAAGACCAGCATAGCTCGGGCCTG GTGGAGGGATGTCATAATGATACTGCTGCTCATTACCCTGATTATCGCCCTCATCTTCCTGCTGCTCCTGTTGCTCTTCCACAG CTACCTTATTCTGACAAATCAGACCACCTATGAACTCGTAAGGCGCAGACGCATTCCTTATCTTCG GAGTGTCCCTGAGAGAGTGTACCCATTTAGTCAAGGAATCTGCAGAAATCTCTACAACTTCTGCTGTGCCCGCACCAGCATCACTGATCTGGAACGGCTCCCCACGGCACTGGAGATTGAGGAAAAGTCGAGGCCGTACACATGCTGTGATTTTCTAACCTGCCGCTGCTGCTGA